From the Daucus carota subsp. sativus chromosome 8, DH1 v3.0, whole genome shotgun sequence genome, one window contains:
- the LOC108197039 gene encoding syntaxin-32, translated as MLKKSAQSSYRDRTVEFESIAERLKKTVASSVATTSSGRSITDRVGSAVANQSEFNKRASKIGFGIHQTSQKLSKLAKLAKRTSVFDDPTMEIQELTAVIKQDITALNSAVVDLQLVCNSQNNSGNISSDTTTHSTTVVDNLKNRLMSTTKEFKEVLTMRTENLKVHENRRQLFTSANSKEATNPFVRQRPLAAKSAAGTSNAPPPWANGSASSSQLFPRKQADGESQPLLHQQQDQQQQQLVPLQDTYMNSRAEALQNVESTIHELSNIFTQLATMVSQQGELAIRIDENMEDTLANVEGAQGQLVRYLNSISSNRWLMIKIFFVLIVFLMIFLFFVA; from the exons atgtTGAAGAAATCGGCTCAATCGTCGTATAGAGATCGGACCGTAGAGTTCGAGAGCATAGCGGAGAGGTTGAAGAAGACGGTGGCGTCTAGTGTGGCGACGACGTCGTCGGGTCGGAGCATTAcggatcgggtcgggtcggCGGTGGCGAATCAGTCGGAGTTTAATAAGAGGGCGTCGAAGATTGGGTTTGGGATCCACCAGACGTCGCAGAAGCTGTCGAAGCTGGCGAAAT TGGCAAAGCGAACTTCAGTTTTTGATGACCCAACGATGGAGATTCAAGAGTTAACAGCTGTCATCAAGCAGGATATTACGGCACTGAACTCAGCTGTAGTGGACTTGCAACTTGTTTGCAACTCACAAAATAATAGTGGAAATATTTCAAGCGACACAACAACTCATTCAACCACAGTTGTTGATAATCTGAAAAATCGCTTGATGAGCACTACAAAAGAGTTCAAAGAAGTTCTTACCATGCGGACAGAG AACTTGAAAGTTCATGAAAACAGAAGGCAGTTGTTTACTTCAGCCAATTCGAAAGAGGCTACTAATCCTTTTGTTCGCCAGCGGCCCTTGGCTGCCAAATCAGCTGCAGGTACATCAAATGCTCCTCCTCCTTGGGCCAATGGTTCTGCATCTTCATCTCAGTTATTTCCAAG GAAGCAGGCAGATGGGGAATCTCAGCCTTTGCTACACCAGCAACAAgatcaacagcaacaacagttGGTTCCTTTACAAGACACTTACATGAATAGTAGGGCTGAAGCTCTCCAGAATGTAGAGTCAACTATTCATGAGTTGAGCAACATCTTTACTCAATTGGCAACAATGGTGTCACAGCAGGGGGAACTTGCAATTAG GATTGACGAGAACATGGAGGATACTTTGGCGAATGTAGAGGGTGCACAGGGGCAACTGGTCAGATACCTTAACAGCATATCATCAAACAGATGGCTGATGATCAAGATTTTCTTTGTGCTGATTGTGTTCCTCATGATTTTCCTATTTTTTGTTGCTTAA
- the LOC108197926 gene encoding glucan endo-1,3-beta-glucosidase 8 encodes MVLVIVYMGLFVHGSSVGVNWGTMSSHKLPPNNVVEMMLRNGINKVKLFEADHKVLEAFIGTNIEVVLGIPNGMLMEMSQDPGNAVSWVESNVAAYVYRGGVSFKYVAVGNDPLLRSYNGTYLPYILPALKNVQGALNNVGIGSQIKATIPSSADIYYAPASNPVPSAGDFRPDIRELMIDIIRHLHSSNAPFTVNIYPFLSLYDDDHFPIDKAFFDGSPKLVIRDGANVYTNVFDANFDTLVWSLTKAGYPDMKIIVGEIGWPTDGNKNANKKNARRFNQGLIQHALSGKGTPARKGVLIDVYLFSLIDENIKSIDPGYFERHWGIFQFDGKPKYKLDLSGWNDNNSFTAVKGVRYMDKRWCVLSPHLKKPKNLGTSMDYACSHSDCSALSYGSSCNHLSVKENASYAFNMYYQFQNQYITACNFSGLATLTDEDPSDDKCRFPVMIVEDSSILRTVFYILFAVLQGFCLIFLIYG; translated from the exons ATGGTGCTTGTGATTGTTTACATGGGGTTGTTTGTGCATGGGTCAAGTGTAGGAGTGAACTGGGGCACAATGAGTAGCCACAAGTTGCCACCAAACAATGTAGTTGAAATGATGTTAAGAAACGGCATCAACAAAGTGAAGTTGTTTGAGGCTGATCACAAGGTTCTTGAGGCCTTTATCGGGACGAATATCGAAGTTGTGTTAGGAATTCCGAATGGCATGTTGATGGAGATGAGTCAGGACCCTGGAAATGCTGTTTCTTGGGTGGAGTCTAATGTTGCTGCTTATGTCTACAGAGGTGGAGTAAGTTTCAA GTATGTTGCTGTTGGGAATGACCCTTTGCTTAGAAGTTATAATGGCACATATCTGCCGTATATTTTACCAGCCCTCAAGAATGTGCAGGGAGCTCTCAACAATGTCGGAATTGGATCACAGATTAAAGCCACAATTCCTTCTAGTGCTGACATTTACTATGCTCCAGCTTCGAATCCTGTTCCTTCTGCTGGAGATTTTCGACCAGACATCCGTGAGCTTATGATTGACATCATCCGCCATCTCCACTCTAGTAATGCCCCTTTTACTGTCAATATTTACCCGTTTTTAAGCCTTTATGACGATGATCATTTCCCAATAGACAAGGCCTTTTTTGATGGATCTCCTAAGCTGGTTATCAGAGATGGTGCCAATGTGTACACTAATGTGTTTGATGCAAATTTTGACACTCTTGTTTGGTCTTTGACGAAAGCTGGATATCCCGACATGAAGATCATAGTGGGAGAAATCGGATGGCCAACTGACGGAAATAAAAATGCTAACAAAAAAAACGCTAGAAGATTCAATCAAGGACTGATTCAGCATGCTCTGAGTGGTAAAGGAACTCCTGCACGAAAAGGAGTACTAATCGACGTTTATCTTTTCAGCCTCATCGACGAAAACATTAAAAGCATTGATCCAGGTTACTTCGAGAGGCACTGGGGCATATTCCAGTTTGATGGCAAGCCTAAATACAAATTGGACTTGTCAGGCTGGAACGACAACAACAGCTTCACTGCAGTGAAAGGCGTCCGATACATGGACAAGAGATGGTGTGTTCTGAGCCCACATTTGAAGAAACCGAAAAACTTAGGAACCAGTATGGATTATGCTTGTAGCCATTCTGATTGCAGTGCATTGAGTTATGGTTCTTCTTGCAATCACTTAAGTGTCAAAGAAAATGCTTCTTATGCTTTCAACATGTATTACCAGTTTCAGAACCAGTACATTACAGCATGCAACTTCTCAGGCCTGGCTACGCTGACAGACGAGGATCCGTCAGACGACAAGTGTCGATTTCCAGTTATGATTGTCGAAGATTCTTCGATTTTAAGGACAGTTTTCTACATTTTGTTTGCTGTGCTTCAGGGGTTCTGCTTGATTTTTCTCATTTATGGTTAG